From Eptesicus fuscus isolate TK198812 chromosome 13, DD_ASM_mEF_20220401, whole genome shotgun sequence, the proteins below share one genomic window:
- the PSMD13 gene encoding 26S proteasome non-ATPase regulatory subunit 13, which yields MKDVPGFLQQSQSSGPGEAAVWHRLEELYTKKLWHQLTLQVLDFVQDPCFAQGDGLIKLYENFISDFEHRVNPLSLVEIILHVVRQMTDPNVALTFLEKTREKVKSSDEAVILCKTAIGALKLNIGDLQVTKETIEDVEEMLNNLPGVTSVHSRFYDLSSKYYQTIGSHASYYKDALRFLGCVDIKDLPVPEQQERAFTLGLAGLLGEGVFNFGELLMHPVLESLRGTDRQWLIDTLYAFNSGNVEQFQTLKAAWGQQPDLAANEAQLLRKIQLLCLMEMTFTRPANHRQLTFEEIAKSSKISVNEVELLVMKALSVGLVKGSIDEVDERVHMTWVQPRVLDLQQIQGMKDRLESWCTDVKSMEMLVEHQAHDVLT from the exons GTTGTGGCATCAGCTGACACTGCAGGTGCTGGACTTTGTGCAGGACCCGTGCTTTGCCCAAGGAGATGGTCTTATTAAG CTTTACGAAAACTTCATCAGTGACTTCGAGCACAG GGTGAACCCCCTGTCCCTGGTGGAGATCATCCTCCACGTGGTCAGACAGATGACGG ATCCTAACGTGGCTCTCACTTTTCTGGAGAAGACGCGTGAGAAG GTGAAGAGCAGCGACGAGGCCGTGATCCTGTGTAAAACTGCCATCGGAGCCCTGAAGTTGAACATCGGGGACCTACAGGTCACAAAG GAAACCATCGAAGATGTCGAAGAAATGCTCAACAACCTGCCGGGCGTGACGTCGGTTCACAGCCGCTTCTACGACCTCTCCAGCAAGTACTACCAGACGATCGGCAGCCACGCCTCCTACTACAAGGACGCTCTGCGCTTCCTGGGCTGCGTCGACATCAAGGACCTGCCAG TGCCGGAGCAGCAGGAGAGAGCCTTCACGCTGGGCCTGGCGGGACTTCTCGGCGAGGGAGTGTTTAACTTCGGAGAACTG CTCATGCACCCCGTGCTGGAGTCGCTGAGGGGCACTGACCGGCAGTGGCTGATTGACACCCTGTATGCCTTCAACAGCGGCAACGTGGAGCAGTTCCAGACGCTGAAGGCCGCCTGgggccagcag CCTGACCTCGCCGCCAACGAAGCTCAGCTTCTGAGGAAAATCCAGCTGCTCTGCCTCATGGAG ATGACGTTCACACGACCTGCCAATCACAGACAACTCACTTTTGAAGAAATCGCCAAAAGTTCTAAGATCAGCGTGAACGAG GTGGAGCTGCTGGTGATGAAGGCGCTGTCGGTGGGGCTGGTGAAAGGCAGCATCGACGAGGTGGACGAGCGGGTCCACATGACCTGGGTGCAGCCCCGCGTGCTGGACCTGCAGCAG ATCCAGGGCATGAAGGACCGCCTGGAGTCCTGGTGCACGGACGTCAAGAGCATGGAGATGCTGGTGGAGCACCAGGCGCACGACGTCCTCACCTAG